The following coding sequences lie in one Chanos chanos chromosome 4, fChaCha1.1, whole genome shotgun sequence genomic window:
- the LOC115810401 gene encoding toll-like receptor 4 → MTNLHYDNLIYHQISENIHYSCSGRNLSSIPNHFSPMVEILDLSFNFLSFLNKTTVPLFSNLQVLDLTRCHIQHIDDDAFHNVRNLTTLILTGNPITYMGPNVLNALTKLQRLVLVDSGLLSLELPIHSLTNLQELKVGTNNIKSMAMPPYMISFKDFRLLDLHANNISFIKVDHTSVLREIGRNLTLILSRNPILYIESGAFENIYLRELKILDAFVSFNATRDGLKTLAGLSVGRLVFGNHRDTRKIRILDFYYLDALCFIKFKEIYFLQRHFVGQRIHVFRCMANATKITIKRCKIWNMEYIPFHQLKELVLDSTSLDSIPDIPLSHQHTLEKLVVTDNRLASFHGFSDMPLLQYVDLSRNEMSIIECCSKKFRGTPQLRHLNLSLNTDIKLLGENPFSGLETLEALDFHHSHLNGIGQYSLLKNLQQLTYLDISFSGIYFTYYKSFDGLDSLRVLKMAGNNLLGEILQYLFANLTQLELLDISNCGTESMMYSTFKDLHQLKHLFLSGNKLMTLDFSSLKAIRNVYLDNNQIASIPLNVLQNRPENLSVFDLSNNPIDCSCSQTDFISWIVNHQQILKQPQNIFCHSLSQTPVTRVIDFDLENCAYRKKAAVIVVSLFVIISLLLVSVLTYKFQFWNRLRRAIFAQK, encoded by the exons atgACAAATCTGCATTATGATAATTTGATCTACCATCAGATTTCAGAGAACATTCACTACTCATGCTCAGGGAGAAATCTCTCTTCTATACCAAACCATTTTTCTCCCATGGTGGAGATTCTGGATCTCAGTTTTAATTTCCTCAGCTTTTTGAACAAGACTACAGTCCCTCTCTTCTCTAATCTGCAAGTCCTTGATCTGACAAG ATGTCATATCCAACATATTGATGACGATGCGTTCCACAATGTAAGGAATCTAACAACTCTAATTCTTACTGGAAACCCCATCACTTATATGGGACCAAATGTCTTGAATGCACTGACCAAACTTCAAAGACTAGTTCTAGTGGACAGTGGTCTGCTCTCATTAGAGCTTCCTATTCATAGTTTGACGAATCTTCAGGAATTGAAAGTTGGAACAAATAACATCAAATCCATGGCCATGCCACCATATATGATCAGCTTTAAAGACTTCAGATTACTGGACCTACATGCCAATAATATATCATTCATCAAAGTTGACCACACCTCTGTGCTACGTGAAATTGGGAGAAACCTTACACTGATACTATCGAGAAATCCCATATTGTACATAGAGTCAGGagcatttgaaaacatttacCTCAGAGAGCTCAAAATACTGGatgcatttgtttcatttaatgcCACAAGGGACGGTCTCAAAACACTGGCTGGACTCAGTGTTGGCAGACTAGTGTTTGGGAACCACAGAGACACCAGAAAGATTAGGATACTTGACTTTTATTATCTAGATGCCCTTTGCTTTATCAAGttcaaagaaatatattttcttcAAAGACATTTTGTGGGCCAAAGAATACATGTATTCCGCTGTATGGCTAATGCAACTAAAATCACAATAAAGCGATGTAAAATCTGGAACATGGAATACATTCCGTTCCATCAACTTAAAGAACTTGTACTAGACTCGACTTCATTAGATAGCATACCAGATATCCCACTTTCGCATCAACATACCTTGGAGAAATTGGTAGTGACAGATAACAGACTTGCATCATTTCACGGCTTTTCAGATATGCCTCTTCTCCAGTATGTAGATTTGAgtagaaatgaaatgtctatCATAGAATGCTGTTCAAAAAAGTTTAGAGGCACTCCTCAGCTACGACACCTCAACTTGAGtctgaacacagacattaaactACTGGGTGAAAATCCATTTTCAGGGCTTGAGACTCTTGAGGCATTGGATTTTCACCATTCTCATTTAAATGGAATAGGTCAATATTCACTGCTGAAGAACCTTCAGCAATTGACATATCTAGATATTTCTTTTTCAGGCATCTATTTCACTTACTACAAATCATTTGATGGTCTTGACAGTCTTAGAGTCCTCAAGATGGCAGGGAACAATTTGTTGGGAGAAATACTGCAGTATTTATTTGCAAATCTAACACAATTAGAGCTTCTGGACATCTCAAACTGTGGCACTGAGAGCATGATGTACAGCACTTTTAAAGATCTCCATcaactgaaacatttatttctaaGTGGAAACAAATTAATGACTTTGGATTTTTCAAGTCTGAAAGCGATAAGAAATGTTTATTTAGACAACAACCAAATCGCCAGCATTCCACTAAACGTTCTCCAAAATCGGCCAGAAAACCTGTCAGTGTTTGATCTATCCAACAACCCAATTGACTGTTCCTGCTCCCAGACAGATTTCATCTCATGGATTGTTAACCATCAACAAATACTGAAGCAACctcaaaacatattttgtcaCTCATTGTCCCAGACCCCAGTCACAAGAGTGATTGACTTTGACTTGGAAAACTGTGCATATAGAAAGAAAGCTGCTGTAATAGTCGTGTCCCTgtttgttattatttcattactgTTGGTGTCAGTGTTGACCTATAAGTTCCAGTTCTGGAACCGGCTCAGGAGGGCTATTTTTGCCCAAAAATGA